In the genome of Acidobacteriota bacterium, one region contains:
- a CDS encoding MFS transporter yields MQRHAIVTRLLGRLAAVRPDEVRHVGWAFLYLFAVFSAYYVIRPIRDEAGVAGGVNNLSWLFSGTLIAMMAVNAPFAAMVKRLPRSRFIGLTYRFFIANLLVFLVLFQSAPAGANVWIGRVFFIWTSVFNLFVVSVFWAFMVDVFTTEQGKRLFGFIAAAATLGGIAGSSITAGTVQTVGVPVLLLVSATLLEVGVRASRRLGALSGAFDRRAAAAAPDSIERGTAAASAQRPIGGSVMAGLTHAISSPYLLNIAIYMLLYSVLSTFLYFQQAEIVDRSFADRGARTAFFARVDLLVNALTLGCQFFLTGRVMKAAGVPLTLTFVPAVTVVGFLWLGMVPTAAVVVGFTVLRRAGNFSFARPTREVLFTVVSREDKYKAKSFIDTVVYRLGDQVGAWASAGIAMATLGAGAIAWAAVPLAAAWVANAWWLGRRQERLARETADAAAGRPAADRGTPVAASS; encoded by the coding sequence ATGCAGCGACACGCCATTGTCACGCGGCTGCTGGGCCGCCTTGCCGCCGTGCGGCCCGACGAAGTACGGCACGTCGGCTGGGCGTTTCTGTACCTGTTCGCGGTCTTCAGCGCGTACTACGTCATCCGGCCCATCCGCGACGAGGCGGGCGTCGCCGGCGGAGTGAACAACCTCTCGTGGCTGTTCAGCGGCACGCTCATCGCGATGATGGCGGTCAACGCGCCCTTCGCCGCCATGGTGAAGCGGCTACCGCGCAGCCGGTTCATCGGGCTGACGTACCGGTTCTTCATCGCGAACCTGCTCGTGTTCCTCGTGCTGTTCCAGAGTGCGCCGGCCGGCGCGAACGTCTGGATCGGCCGCGTGTTCTTCATCTGGACGTCGGTCTTCAACCTGTTCGTCGTGTCGGTCTTCTGGGCGTTCATGGTCGACGTGTTCACGACCGAGCAGGGCAAGCGGCTGTTCGGCTTCATCGCCGCGGCGGCGACGCTCGGCGGCATCGCGGGCTCGAGCATCACGGCCGGCACCGTGCAGACGGTCGGCGTGCCGGTGCTGCTGCTCGTGTCGGCCACGCTGCTCGAGGTTGGCGTGCGCGCGTCACGGCGTCTCGGCGCGCTGTCCGGCGCCTTCGATCGCCGCGCGGCCGCGGCCGCGCCTGACTCGATCGAACGCGGAACTGCGGCCGCCAGCGCCCAGCGTCCGATCGGCGGCAGCGTGATGGCTGGGCTGACCCATGCGATCTCGTCGCCGTACCTGTTGAACATCGCGATCTACATGCTGCTCTACAGCGTGCTCTCCACGTTCCTGTACTTCCAGCAGGCCGAGATCGTGGATCGCAGCTTCGCCGATCGCGGCGCGCGGACGGCGTTCTTCGCGCGTGTGGACCTGCTCGTCAACGCGCTCACGCTCGGCTGCCAGTTCTTCCTGACCGGCCGCGTGATGAAGGCGGCCGGCGTGCCGCTGACGCTGACGTTCGTGCCGGCCGTCACGGTCGTCGGATTCCTGTGGCTCGGGATGGTGCCGACGGCGGCCGTGGTGGTGGGCTTCACCGTCCTGCGCCGCGCGGGGAACTTCTCGTTCGCGCGGCCCACGCGTGAAGTGCTCTTCACCGTCGTCAGCCGCGAGGACAAGTACAAGGCCAAGAGCTTCATCGACACCGTCGTGTACCGGCTCGGCGATCAGGTGGGCGCCTGGGCATCGGCCGGGATCGCGATGGCCACGCTGGGCGCGGGCGCGATCGCCTGGGCGGCCGTGCCGCTGGCCGCCGCATGGGTGGCGAACGCGTGGTGGCTGGGGCGACGGCAGGAACGGCTGGCGCGCGAGACGGCCGACGCGGCTGCCGGCCGCCCGGCCGCCGACCGTGGAACTCCGGTCGCGGCGTCCTCGTAG
- a CDS encoding DUF2911 domain-containing protein codes for MPRAHVLAVVLIVACATAAIRAQERNSRGQVRVSPRVTTSGEVDGVRITIEYGSPSKRGRVIWGGLRPWGQWWMPGADEATTMTASGALMIGTIAVPAGAHTIYTVPDPQTFLLTINTRTGQFHTQYSPNRDLGRTPMSLRMLAAPVEQLTFAVVPQAGGGGFLTLAWDDREYAVPVRATVPTVH; via the coding sequence ATGCCCAGAGCCCACGTGCTCGCCGTGGTCCTGATCGTCGCGTGTGCGACCGCGGCGATCCGGGCGCAGGAGCGCAACTCGCGCGGCCAGGTGCGGGTGAGTCCGCGCGTGACGACGAGCGGGGAGGTCGACGGCGTGCGCATCACGATCGAGTACGGGAGCCCGTCGAAGCGCGGCCGGGTGATCTGGGGCGGCCTGCGGCCCTGGGGCCAGTGGTGGATGCCCGGGGCGGACGAGGCGACCACGATGACGGCCTCCGGCGCGTTGATGATCGGCACGATCGCCGTGCCGGCCGGCGCGCACACGATCTACACGGTTCCGGATCCGCAGACGTTCCTGCTCACGATCAACACGCGCACCGGCCAGTTCCACACGCAGTACAGCCCCAACCGCGATCTCGGCCGGACGCCGATGTCGTTGAGGATGCTCGCCGCGCCGGTGGAGCAGTTGACGTTCGCGGTCGTGCCGCAGGCCGGCGGCGGCGGATTCCTCACGCTGGCGTGGGACGACCGTGAGTACGCGGTGCCGGTCCGCGCCACCGTGCCCACCGTGCATTGA
- a CDS encoding YbhB/YbcL family Raf kinase inhibitor-like protein produces MAFSVTSAALADGQLVPEVHTCDGEDLSPPLAWADPPRGTRAFALVVDDPDAPGGVFTHWMLADIPEATRAVERDEPLGVLGTNDFGKAAWGGPCPPRGHGRHRYRFQVHALSRPLRLKRGFSRRQFDAALADALLASAMLTAYYERNR; encoded by the coding sequence GTGGCGTTCAGCGTAACGAGCGCCGCGCTTGCGGACGGGCAGCTCGTGCCCGAGGTGCACACATGCGACGGCGAGGACCTGTCGCCGCCGCTCGCCTGGGCGGATCCGCCGCGCGGGACGCGCGCCTTCGCGCTCGTCGTGGACGATCCGGACGCACCGGGCGGGGTGTTCACGCACTGGATGCTCGCTGACATTCCGGAGGCGACGCGCGCGGTGGAGCGCGACGAGCCGCTCGGTGTGCTGGGTACGAACGACTTCGGGAAGGCAGCGTGGGGCGGGCCCTGCCCCCCGCGCGGCCACGGCCGTCACCGATACCGCTTTCAGGTGCACGCACTCAGCCGTCCGCTGCGCCTGAAACGCGGCTTCTCGCGGCGGCAGTTCGACGCGGCGCTCGCCGACGCGCTGCTCGCGTCGGCGATGTTGACCGCCTACTACGAGCGGAACAGATGA
- a CDS encoding nitroreductase family protein: MTVMEAIYGRRSVRDYTPAVVEESTVRALLDAAVQAPTAMHTEPWVFAVVQDLALLHRISDRARQMLPPALLSRFPSGFNIFYNASTLVVIASRGEGQFITADCWLAAENLMLAAHAFGLGTCCIGLALSALNAAETRRELALPAGVTAVAAIIVGHPATTPTPIGRKPAEVVSWRSA; this comes from the coding sequence ATGACGGTCATGGAGGCCATCTACGGACGCCGCTCGGTGCGCGACTACACGCCGGCGGTCGTCGAGGAATCCACGGTGCGGGCGCTGCTCGACGCGGCCGTGCAGGCACCGACCGCGATGCACACCGAGCCGTGGGTGTTCGCCGTCGTTCAGGATCTGGCCTTGCTGCATCGCATCTCGGATCGGGCGCGGCAGATGCTGCCGCCGGCGCTCCTCTCGCGTTTCCCGTCCGGCTTCAACATCTTCTACAACGCGAGCACGCTCGTGGTGATCGCCAGCCGCGGTGAAGGGCAGTTCATCACCGCGGATTGCTGGCTGGCGGCGGAAAACCTCATGCTCGCGGCGCATGCGTTCGGGCTGGGCACCTGCTGCATCGGCCTCGCGCTCAGCGCGCTGAACGCGGCCGAGACGAGACGCGAGCTGGCCCTGCCGGCCGGTGTGACGGCCGTGGCCGCGATCATCGTGGGCCATCCGGCGACGACGCCGACGCCGATCGGACGCAAACCTGCGGAGGTGGTGTCGTGGCGTTCAGCGTAA
- the groL gene encoding chaperonin GroEL (60 kDa chaperone family; promotes refolding of misfolded polypeptides especially under stressful conditions; forms two stacked rings of heptamers to form a barrel-shaped 14mer; ends can be capped by GroES; misfolded proteins enter the barrel where they are refolded when GroES binds) encodes MAAKQIRFRADARERVLRGAATLADAVRITLGPKSRCVLLERKWGRPLVSDDGVTIAKEVELKDPDENLGAQMLRQAAERTGDRVGDGTTTATLLAFEIYAEGVKNIAAGASGIDLRRGLQRGLTAAIDAVRQQARPVASEIAKAQVATISAHGDAAIGNMVAEAVTKVGPEGAVTVEEAKGTETSLDVVEGLQFDRGYLSPYFVSDSEKMQVGLEDALVLLSDRKIGTLADLLPLLQEVVKMGRGLLVVAEEIEGEALATLVVNKLRGVLACAAVKAPGFGDRRKAMLEDIAILTGGRVITEEAGLRLDKVQLEDLGKAHRIVIDKDTTTIVGGGGTRAAIEGRCQELRRQIEKASSDYDKEKLEERLAKLSGGVAVVRVGAPSETELKSRKEAFDDAVSATKAAIAEGIVPGAGLSLLRAIDAVEREAAACTGDERTGVLLLRRALETPTRQIAVNSNADGGVVVDRMRTGSGQFGFDAARGQYVDLVEAGIVDPLKVVRLALENAVSVAGTLLLAEATLTEVREKTPERPPAPEEA; translated from the coding sequence ATGGCCGCCAAACAGATTCGGTTCCGGGCCGACGCGAGAGAGCGGGTGCTGCGCGGCGCGGCCACCCTCGCCGACGCCGTGCGCATCACGCTCGGTCCGAAGTCCCGCTGCGTGCTGCTCGAGCGGAAGTGGGGCCGGCCGCTCGTCTCCGACGACGGGGTCACGATCGCCAAGGAAGTCGAGTTGAAGGATCCGGACGAGAACCTCGGCGCGCAGATGTTGCGCCAGGCCGCGGAGCGCACGGGCGATCGCGTCGGCGACGGTACGACCACGGCGACGCTCCTCGCCTTCGAGATCTACGCCGAGGGTGTGAAGAACATCGCGGCGGGTGCGAGCGGCATCGACCTGCGTCGCGGTTTGCAGCGCGGGCTGACCGCAGCGATCGACGCCGTCAGGCAGCAGGCCCGGCCGGTCGCGTCCGAGATCGCGAAGGCCCAGGTGGCAACCATCTCGGCGCACGGCGACGCTGCTATCGGCAACATGGTCGCCGAGGCCGTGACGAAGGTCGGGCCCGAAGGTGCCGTCACGGTGGAAGAAGCGAAGGGTACCGAGACCTCGCTCGACGTCGTGGAAGGCCTGCAGTTCGATCGCGGGTACCTGTCGCCGTATTTCGTGTCGGATTCCGAGAAGATGCAGGTTGGGCTCGAGGACGCGCTCGTGCTGCTCTCCGACCGGAAGATTGGGACGCTCGCCGATCTGTTGCCCCTGCTCCAGGAGGTCGTGAAGATGGGCCGCGGCCTGCTGGTGGTCGCCGAGGAGATCGAGGGCGAAGCGCTCGCGACGCTCGTGGTCAACAAGCTGCGTGGCGTGCTGGCTTGCGCCGCCGTCAAGGCGCCGGGGTTCGGCGATCGGCGCAAGGCGATGCTCGAGGACATCGCGATCCTGACGGGCGGTCGCGTGATCACCGAGGAGGCCGGCCTGCGTCTGGACAAGGTGCAGTTGGAGGACCTCGGCAAGGCGCACCGGATCGTCATCGACAAGGACACCACCACCATCGTCGGCGGCGGCGGGACGCGTGCGGCGATCGAAGGCCGATGCCAGGAGCTCCGTCGCCAGATCGAAAAGGCGAGCTCCGACTACGACAAGGAGAAGCTGGAGGAGCGTCTCGCGAAGCTCTCCGGCGGCGTCGCGGTCGTGCGCGTCGGCGCGCCGTCCGAGACCGAGCTGAAGAGCCGGAAGGAGGCGTTCGACGACGCGGTGTCGGCGACGAAGGCCGCGATCGCCGAAGGGATCGTGCCGGGCGCTGGCCTGTCGCTGCTGCGCGCGATCGACGCGGTGGAGCGCGAGGCGGCGGCGTGCACGGGCGACGAGCGCACGGGCGTGCTGCTGCTGCGCCGCGCGCTCGAGACGCCGACGCGCCAGATTGCCGTCAACTCGAACGCCGATGGCGGCGTCGTGGTCGATCGCATGCGGACGGGGAGCGGGCAGTTCGGGTTCGACGCAGCGCGCGGACAGTACGTCGACCTGGTGGAGGCCGGCATCGTCGATCCGCTGAAGGTCGTGCGGCTCGCGCTCGAGAACGCCGTGTCGGTCGCGGGCACGCTCCTGCTCGCGGAGGCGACGCTGACCGAGGTCAGGGAGAAGACGCCGGAGCGGCCGCCAGCGCCGGAGGAGGCGTGA